A genomic region of Brevibacillus sp. JNUCC-41 contains the following coding sequences:
- a CDS encoding inositol monophosphatase family protein — translation MASVKEMDTYAKLWMKEAGTRLRASFKTKLNIEMKTNPNDLVTNMDKGIEKFFCEKINEVFPEHRIFGEEGMGNDIKDLKGTVWIIDPIDGTLNFIHQQRNFAISLGVYVDGIGKIGMVYDVFSDELYHAIKGQGAFLNDQRLPSLEEASVSKAIISINASWVTENRRIDPNLLAPLVRDARGTRSYGSAALELAFVAAGRIDAYITMRLMPWDFAGGVLLVEEVGGEVSNIKGDKLDFIKGGSLFVSKPGLHKEVFDKYLSGNSSH, via the coding sequence ATGGCATCTGTCAAGGAAATGGATACATATGCGAAGTTATGGATGAAAGAGGCGGGTACTAGGCTAAGGGCGTCCTTTAAAACCAAGTTGAATATTGAAATGAAAACGAATCCGAATGATTTGGTTACTAATATGGATAAGGGGATAGAAAAGTTTTTTTGTGAAAAAATCAACGAAGTGTTCCCTGAACACCGCATATTCGGGGAAGAGGGAATGGGCAATGATATTAAAGACCTAAAAGGTACTGTGTGGATCATCGATCCAATTGATGGAACATTGAATTTCATTCATCAACAGAGGAATTTTGCAATTTCCCTTGGGGTTTATGTGGATGGCATCGGAAAGATCGGCATGGTTTATGATGTCTTTAGTGATGAATTATATCATGCGATTAAGGGGCAAGGAGCATTTCTGAATGATCAAAGGCTGCCATCCCTAGAAGAGGCATCAGTAAGCAAAGCGATAATTTCCATTAATGCAAGCTGGGTAACGGAAAACCGAAGGATCGATCCGAATCTTTTGGCACCGCTAGTTCGGGATGCACGGGGGACACGTTCTTATGGCTCCGCAGCATTGGAGCTTGCTTTCGTCGCAGCTGGAAGGATAGATGCATACATAACCATGAGACTCATGCCCTGGGACTTTGCCGGAGGAGTTTTACTGGTTGAGGAAGTGGGCGGGGAAGTTAGTAATATTAAAGGTGACAAATTGGACTTTATAAAAGGTGGCTCACTTTTCGTATCTAAACCAGGGCTCCATAAAGAAGTATTCGATAAATACTTATCAGGAAATTCCAGTCATTAG
- a CDS encoding YlaF family protein: protein MNIKWNFLILAVLATSSIGSIGIFIAEKSLIGILAAIVILCGIMGFGFTQKKKLREAGKL, encoded by the coding sequence ATGAACATTAAATGGAATTTCTTAATATTAGCGGTATTGGCAACATCAAGCATCGGCTCCATTGGCATCTTCATTGCTGAGAAGAGCTTGATTGGAATATTAGCTGCAATCGTTATTCTTTGCGGAATCATGGGGTTCGGTTTCACTCAGAAGAAGAAATTGCGCGAAGCCGGGAAGTTATAA
- the typA gene encoding translational GTPase TypA encodes MKLRENIRNIAIIAHVDHGKTTLVDQLLKQSGTFRENEHVEERAMDSNAIEKERGITILAKNTAVQYQDTRINILDTPGHADFGGEVERIMKMVDGVLLVVDAYEGCMPQTRFVLKKALEQKITPIVVVNKIDKDSARPNEVVDEVIDLFIELGAEEEQLEFPVVFTSGIAGTASLDSDPAKQEKDMTPLFETIVETIPAPIDNSDEPLQFQVALLDYNDYVGRIGVGRVFRGKMHVGQQVSLMKLDGKVKQFRVTKIFGYIGLKKVEIQEAVAGDLIAVSGMEDINVGETVCPTEHPEALPILRIDEPTLQMTFLVNNSPFAGREGKFVTARKIEERLRNQLQTDVSLRVENTDSPDVWIVSGRGELHLSILIENMRREGYELQVSKPEVIVRLIDGVRCEPVERVQIDVPEEHTGSIMESMGARKGELLDMINSGSGQVRLLFTIPARGLIGYSTEFLTITRGYGIMNHSFDSYQPMAQGQVGGRRQGVLVSMESGKTTQYGIMQVEDRGVIFVEPGTDIYEGMIVGEHNRDSDLTVNIVKAKQMTNMRSANKDQTSSMKKPRIMSLEEALEYLNDDEYCEVTPDSIRLRKKILDKNERERAAKRKKVAVEEK; translated from the coding sequence TTGAAATTAAGAGAAAATATTCGTAATATAGCCATCATTGCCCACGTTGACCATGGTAAAACGACGTTAGTGGATCAGTTGCTTAAACAATCTGGTACTTTCCGTGAAAATGAACATGTGGAAGAACGTGCGATGGATTCTAATGCGATTGAAAAAGAACGCGGAATCACGATTCTTGCGAAAAATACAGCAGTTCAATACCAAGATACAAGAATCAATATTTTGGATACACCTGGTCATGCCGACTTTGGTGGTGAAGTGGAACGGATCATGAAAATGGTTGATGGCGTTCTACTTGTTGTTGATGCATATGAAGGCTGTATGCCACAAACTCGCTTCGTGTTGAAAAAAGCATTGGAACAAAAGATTACACCAATCGTTGTCGTGAACAAAATCGATAAAGATTCTGCACGTCCAAATGAAGTGGTAGATGAAGTAATTGATTTATTCATCGAACTAGGAGCTGAAGAAGAACAGTTAGAGTTCCCAGTTGTCTTCACTTCAGGTATTGCTGGTACTGCAAGCTTGGATTCAGATCCTGCTAAACAAGAAAAAGACATGACCCCACTTTTCGAAACAATCGTCGAAACGATCCCAGCACCAATTGATAACTCAGATGAACCGCTTCAATTCCAAGTGGCTTTACTTGACTATAATGATTATGTAGGACGTATCGGGGTTGGCCGTGTATTCCGCGGTAAAATGCATGTAGGTCAACAAGTTTCATTAATGAAACTTGATGGGAAGGTTAAACAATTCCGAGTAACGAAAATCTTTGGTTATATTGGCTTGAAGAAAGTTGAAATCCAAGAAGCCGTTGCCGGTGATTTAATTGCCGTTTCTGGTATGGAGGATATTAACGTAGGGGAAACGGTTTGTCCGACTGAACATCCTGAAGCCCTGCCTATCCTGCGTATTGACGAGCCAACATTACAAATGACTTTCCTTGTAAATAACAGCCCATTCGCAGGTCGTGAAGGTAAATTCGTTACAGCTCGTAAAATCGAAGAGCGTTTAAGAAACCAATTACAGACGGATGTCAGCTTAAGAGTCGAAAATACTGATTCTCCGGATGTCTGGATTGTTTCAGGCCGTGGGGAGCTTCACCTTTCCATCCTGATCGAAAATATGAGACGTGAAGGTTATGAACTTCAAGTTTCTAAACCGGAAGTTATCGTTCGTTTGATTGATGGTGTCCGTTGTGAGCCAGTTGAACGTGTACAAATCGACGTACCTGAGGAGCACACTGGTTCAATCATGGAATCAATGGGAGCCCGTAAAGGTGAATTGTTGGATATGATCAATAGCGGAAGCGGCCAAGTTCGTTTACTGTTCACGATCCCAGCTCGCGGACTTATTGGATATTCAACTGAGTTCTTAACGATTACACGTGGATATGGTATCATGAACCACTCATTTGACAGCTACCAACCAATGGCACAAGGTCAAGTCGGCGGAAGACGTCAAGGTGTACTTGTTTCCATGGAATCAGGAAAAACTACACAATATGGTATTATGCAAGTAGAAGACCGTGGGGTTATTTTCGTTGAGCCAGGTACGGATATTTATGAAGGCATGATTGTCGGGGAACATAACCGTGATAGCGATTTGACTGTCAATATCGTTAAAGCGAAACAAATGACAAATATGCGTTCAGCAAATAAAGACCAAACTTCTTCCATGAAAAAACCAAGAATCATGTCACTTGAAGAAGCTCTAGAATATTTGAATGATGACGAGTACTGTGAAGTAACTCCGGATTCAATCCGTCTTCGTAAAAAAATTCTTGATAAAAACGAACGTGAAAGAGCAGCTAAAAGAAAAAAAGTTGCTGTTGAAGAAAAATAA
- a CDS encoding YlaH-like family protein gives MDIQERLSFFAALYRVDENPEAGMWYLYLTVFGLCILVYQLGFAKKLPLLKNVVIYVVMALGCTLLSFFAVFLPMGEALVIASLVLGIYRFRLHNSRKEEQA, from the coding sequence TTGGATATCCAAGAGCGATTATCATTTTTTGCAGCATTGTACAGAGTGGATGAAAATCCTGAAGCGGGAATGTGGTATTTATATTTGACGGTCTTTGGATTATGCATCCTTGTATATCAGTTAGGTTTTGCCAAAAAGTTACCTTTGCTAAAAAATGTGGTCATTTATGTGGTAATGGCACTTGGATGTACCCTTCTTTCTTTCTTTGCGGTGTTTCTTCCTATGGGGGAAGCATTAGTCATCGCTTCGCTTGTTCTGGGGATTTATCGATTCCGTCTTCATAATTCGAGAAAAGAAGAACAGGCTTAA
- a CDS encoding YlaI family protein: MKVKCVICDQIESIPDDSPEAKKLRNRPIHTYMCNTCNQRIEERTNERIATGNFRLYRTIKNEDEW; encoded by the coding sequence ATGAAGGTTAAATGTGTAATATGCGATCAAATTGAATCTATACCTGATGATAGCCCAGAAGCTAAGAAACTTCGCAACCGCCCTATACATACCTATATGTGCAATACATGCAACCAACGCATAGAAGAGCGTACGAACGAACGGATTGCAACCGGGAACTTCCGTCTTTACCGGACAATCAAAAATGAAGATGAATGGTAG
- a CDS encoding YhcN/YlaJ family sporulation lipoprotein — protein sequence MQKFMLSLAAVLLMTGCSMDNKNEVSENNAKNNLTKVNNSTIEEADRNTGQQTAERLTGLAKSIPEVNDATAVVLGKYAIVGIDIDQDIERSQVGTIKYSVGETLKHDPYGANALIVADPDINERIREVARDIKDGKPVTGILNELADITSRVIPEVPGDILTPTPSKSIEKEKNKLDDETERKELDKEQNDQSNHFKE from the coding sequence TTGCAAAAATTCATGTTGTCGCTCGCTGCTGTTCTATTGATGACAGGTTGCTCAATGGATAATAAAAATGAAGTGTCCGAAAATAATGCGAAAAACAATTTAACGAAAGTCAATAACTCGACCATTGAGGAAGCAGACAGAAATACAGGTCAGCAAACAGCGGAAAGACTCACCGGTTTAGCTAAATCCATTCCTGAGGTGAACGATGCCACCGCAGTCGTACTTGGCAAATATGCCATCGTCGGAATAGATATCGACCAAGATATTGAGCGTTCACAGGTCGGAACGATAAAGTACTCAGTTGGAGAAACTTTAAAACATGATCCTTATGGCGCAAATGCCCTCATCGTCGCTGACCCGGATATTAATGAGCGGATCAGGGAGGTGGCCAGAGACATTAAAGACGGTAAACCGGTAACAGGGATACTAAATGAACTGGCTGACATCACAAGTCGGGTCATTCCTGAGGTTCCTGGTGATATTTTAACCCCGACTCCGTCCAAGAGCATTGAAAAGGAAAAAAATAAACTTGACGATGAAACGGAAAGAAAAGAACTCGATAAAGAGCAAAATGATCAATCGAATCACTTTAAAGAATGA
- a CDS encoding PhoH family protein, with the protein MGKKIYVLDTNVLLQDPYSIYSFEDNEVVIPAVVLEELDSKKRYMDEIGRNARQVSKLIDGFREKGKLHQSIPLHNGGSIRIELNHRSFHKLQEIFVEKTNDNRILAVAKNLSLEEETKEDGKTVILVSKDTLVRVKADAIGLEAEDFLNDRVVELDHIYAGHKEVFVSIDNLNKFYEKSFLGLEELTKDSYYPNQFLLMKDTLGSSASAIGIVDENCRLVKKLMYEGEHIWGIKPRNVQQTMALDLLLRSNTKLVTLIGKAGTGKTLLALATGLMQTEDLSQYKKLLVARPIVPVGKDIGYLPGEKEEKLRPWMQPIFDNLQFLFNTKKPGELDAILAGMSSIEVEALTYIRGRSIPDQFIIIDEAQNLTKHEVKTILTRVGERSKIVLMGDPEQIDHPYLDEYNNGLTYVVEKFKTERIAGHVKLIKGERSGLAQLAATLL; encoded by the coding sequence TTGGGGAAAAAAATCTATGTTTTAGATACGAATGTCCTGTTGCAGGATCCGTACTCGATTTATTCATTCGAAGATAATGAAGTTGTCATTCCGGCAGTCGTATTAGAAGAATTGGATTCGAAAAAACGGTATATGGATGAAATCGGAAGAAACGCCAGGCAAGTATCGAAATTGATCGATGGCTTTCGTGAAAAAGGGAAGCTTCATCAGAGCATTCCGCTTCATAATGGAGGCAGCATAAGGATTGAACTCAACCACCGTTCATTTCATAAGCTCCAGGAAATTTTTGTGGAGAAAACGAATGATAACAGGATATTGGCAGTCGCGAAAAACTTATCCTTGGAAGAAGAGACGAAGGAAGATGGAAAAACGGTCATTTTGGTAAGTAAAGATACTCTCGTCAGGGTTAAAGCTGATGCCATCGGACTTGAGGCAGAGGACTTTTTAAATGATCGTGTCGTAGAACTGGACCATATATACGCTGGGCACAAAGAAGTGTTTGTATCGATTGATAATCTGAATAAGTTTTATGAAAAAAGTTTTCTGGGACTGGAGGAACTGACAAAGGATTCATATTATCCAAATCAATTCCTGTTGATGAAGGACACGCTGGGGAGTTCAGCTTCTGCGATTGGGATAGTGGATGAGAACTGCAGGCTAGTCAAGAAATTGATGTATGAAGGGGAACATATTTGGGGAATTAAACCGAGAAATGTCCAGCAGACGATGGCCCTTGATTTATTGCTTCGTTCGAATACCAAGCTTGTGACGCTCATCGGTAAGGCGGGGACAGGCAAGACTTTATTGGCATTGGCTACTGGATTGATGCAAACTGAAGATTTGTCACAATATAAGAAACTTCTGGTTGCCAGGCCGATTGTTCCTGTCGGTAAAGATATTGGTTATCTGCCAGGGGAAAAAGAAGAAAAATTAAGACCTTGGATGCAGCCTATTTTCGATAATCTCCAATTTTTGTTCAATACGAAAAAACCTGGGGAATTGGATGCCATTTTAGCTGGCATGAGTTCAATTGAAGTGGAAGCCCTGACCTATATCAGGGGAAGGAGCATCCCGGATCAGTTCATCATCATCGATGAAGCGCAGAACTTAACAAAACATGAGGTCAAGACCATCTTGACGAGAGTCGGGGAGCGGAGCAAAATTGTATTAATGGGGGATCCGGAGCAAATAGATCACCCTTATTTAGATGAATATAATAATGGTTTGACCTATGTGGTGGAAAAATTCAAGACGGAACGCATTGCCGGGCATGTTAAATTGATAAAAGGGGAAAGATCTGGATTGGCCCAACTCGCAGCTACGCTTTTATAA
- a CDS encoding YlaN family protein: MASDMLVNHREKAYALLKADADKILKLIKVQMENLTMPQCPLYEEVLDTQMFGLSREIDFAVRLGLVEETEGKSLLEALEQELSVLHEASLKK; the protein is encoded by the coding sequence ATGGCATCTGATATGCTTGTCAATCATCGAGAAAAAGCTTATGCTTTATTAAAAGCAGATGCTGACAAGATTCTAAAACTGATAAAAGTTCAAATGGAAAATCTCACTATGCCTCAATGTCCTTTATATGAAGAGGTACTTGATACACAAATGTTCGGCCTATCAAGAGAAATTGATTTTGCCGTACGCTTAGGTTTGGTAGAGGAAACCGAAGGTAAATCCCTTTTGGAGGCCCTTGAACAAGAATTGTCAGTTTTGCATGAAGCATCATTAAAAAAATAA
- the pyc gene encoding pyruvate carboxylase: MGKRIEKVLAANRGEIAIRIFRACTELDIHTVAIYSKEDYGSYHRYKADEAYLVGEGKKPIDAYLDIEGIIAIAKMSGVDAIHPGYGFLSENIEFAKRCEEEGIIFIGPESRHLDMFGDKVKARTQAELADIPVIPGSDGPVTSVEEVKEFGEQYGFPIIIKASLGGGGRGMRIVEKIEEVEEAYDRAKSEAKAAFGNDEVYVERFIQNPKHIEVQILADTHGNIVHLYERDCSVQRRHQKVVEVAPSVSLSEDLRERICEAAVKLAKNIDYVNAGTVEFLVANGEFYFIEVNPRVQVEHTITEMITGIDIVQSQIMVAEGHELHGKKIGIPEQSGIKTHGYAIQSRVTTEDPLNNFMPDTGKMMVYRSGGGFGVRLDAGNGFQGAVITPYYDSLLVKLSTHALSFEQAASKMVRNLKEFRIRGIKTNIPFLENVVKHENFINGEYDTSFIDSTPELFTFPVRKDRGTKMLSYIGNVTVNGFPGVEKKKKPVFDPAPIPNVDGLPLISGTKNILEEQGAEGLVNWIKEQKEVLITDTTFRDAHQSLLATRIRSKDILDIAEPTAKLLPDLFSMEMWGGATFDVAYRFLKEDPWDRLISFRKKAPNVLLQMLLRASNAVGYKNYPDNVIREFVEKSAGAGIDVFRIFDSLNWVKGMELAIDAVRQSGKIAEAAICYTGDLNDPSRSKYNIDYYKNMAVELEHAGAHILAIKDMAGLLKPDAAYRLVSELKETTSLPIHLHTHDTSGNGIYMYSKAIEAGVDIVDTAIGSLAGLTSQPSVQTLHYALEGSSRQPKLKVDSLERLGEYWGEVRKFYHDFESGMNAPHTEVYKHEMPGGQYSNLQQQAKAVGLGDRWHEVKEMYQRVNVMFGDIVKVTPSSKVVGDMALFMVQNNLSEEDVLTKGKSIDFPDSVIELFEGYLGQPVGGFPKELQEVILKGKKPITVRPGELLEEVDFAALKEELFKELGRAVTDFDVLAYALYPKVFLDYNKTIELFGDVSNLDTATFLYGLRLGEEIEVEIEKGKTLIVKLVSIGQPLADGTRVVYFELNGQSREVIIKDENIKSSVVSKIKADPKNKEQLGATMPGTVIRVVVEKGDQVKQGDHLIITEAMKMETTVQAPFSGTIKDIYVKDGEAISTGDLLIEITK, translated from the coding sequence ATGGGGAAACGTATAGAAAAAGTACTTGCGGCAAATCGTGGAGAAATAGCGATACGGATTTTTCGGGCATGTACGGAATTAGACATTCACACAGTTGCAATCTATTCAAAGGAAGATTATGGTTCTTATCACCGATATAAAGCGGATGAGGCATATTTGGTTGGGGAAGGCAAAAAACCGATTGATGCATACCTGGATATTGAAGGCATAATTGCGATCGCCAAAATGAGCGGAGTCGATGCGATTCATCCCGGTTATGGTTTTCTTTCAGAAAATATTGAATTTGCGAAACGCTGTGAGGAAGAAGGCATAATCTTCATCGGACCAGAATCAAGACACCTAGATATGTTTGGTGACAAAGTAAAAGCCAGAACACAAGCTGAACTGGCTGATATTCCGGTTATCCCTGGTAGCGATGGACCGGTGACCAGTGTTGAAGAAGTAAAGGAATTTGGTGAACAATACGGCTTTCCAATTATCATAAAAGCCTCTTTAGGCGGCGGCGGGCGCGGAATGCGGATTGTCGAAAAAATCGAAGAAGTTGAAGAGGCTTATGATCGCGCAAAATCAGAAGCTAAAGCAGCTTTTGGTAATGATGAAGTCTATGTAGAGAGATTCATTCAAAACCCGAAGCATATAGAAGTTCAGATTTTGGCTGATACTCATGGAAATATCGTCCATTTATATGAACGTGACTGTTCCGTTCAGAGACGGCATCAAAAAGTTGTGGAAGTGGCACCTTCCGTTTCCCTTTCCGAGGATTTAAGGGAAAGGATTTGTGAGGCAGCCGTCAAGTTGGCAAAAAATATTGATTATGTAAACGCCGGTACGGTCGAATTCCTTGTCGCAAATGGCGAATTTTACTTTATTGAAGTCAATCCACGGGTCCAGGTTGAGCATACCATTACTGAAATGATTACGGGCATTGATATCGTTCAATCCCAAATAATGGTAGCGGAAGGGCATGAACTCCATGGCAAAAAGATCGGGATTCCCGAACAGTCAGGAATCAAAACACATGGATATGCGATTCAATCACGGGTGACGACTGAGGATCCATTGAATAATTTCATGCCTGATACCGGGAAAATGATGGTTTACCGTTCCGGTGGGGGGTTCGGTGTTCGTCTGGACGCTGGTAATGGGTTCCAAGGTGCGGTCATCACACCATATTATGATTCACTTCTCGTTAAACTTTCAACACATGCGCTTTCATTTGAACAGGCTGCATCAAAAATGGTGCGTAACCTAAAGGAATTCAGGATTCGTGGAATCAAAACGAATATTCCATTCCTTGAAAATGTTGTAAAACATGAGAATTTCATTAATGGTGAATACGATACTTCCTTTATTGATTCAACACCGGAACTATTTACGTTCCCGGTCCGAAAAGACCGTGGGACAAAAATGCTTTCATATATCGGAAATGTGACCGTGAATGGATTCCCGGGAGTAGAGAAAAAGAAAAAACCTGTTTTTGATCCAGCTCCAATTCCGAATGTTGATGGCCTGCCGCTTATCTCGGGTACAAAAAATATACTTGAAGAGCAAGGTGCAGAGGGACTGGTCAATTGGATCAAAGAACAGAAAGAGGTATTGATCACCGATACGACTTTCCGCGATGCACATCAATCTTTACTTGCGACGAGAATCAGGTCGAAAGATATCCTTGATATCGCTGAGCCTACAGCAAAACTACTTCCTGATTTATTTTCAATGGAAATGTGGGGCGGGGCAACTTTTGATGTCGCATATCGATTCTTGAAAGAAGATCCATGGGACAGGCTGATCAGTTTCAGGAAAAAAGCACCTAATGTCCTATTACAAATGCTTTTAAGGGCTTCAAATGCAGTTGGTTATAAAAATTACCCTGATAATGTCATTCGTGAATTCGTAGAGAAATCAGCGGGTGCAGGCATTGATGTTTTCCGTATCTTCGACAGTTTAAATTGGGTTAAAGGGATGGAATTGGCCATTGATGCAGTTCGTCAATCCGGCAAAATTGCGGAAGCGGCCATTTGTTATACAGGGGATTTGAATGATCCATCACGCAGCAAGTATAATATCGACTACTATAAAAATATGGCCGTGGAATTAGAACATGCCGGTGCCCATATTTTAGCGATCAAGGATATGGCAGGCCTCTTGAAACCTGATGCTGCTTACCGCCTTGTATCGGAACTGAAAGAAACGACATCACTTCCGATCCATCTGCATACTCATGATACAAGCGGAAATGGAATTTACATGTATTCGAAAGCGATCGAAGCTGGTGTGGATATCGTTGATACGGCGATTGGTTCTTTAGCTGGACTGACTTCGCAGCCAAGTGTACAAACACTTCATTATGCGCTGGAGGGGTCAAGCAGACAGCCTAAATTGAAAGTCGATTCACTAGAGCGTTTAGGAGAATATTGGGGAGAGGTCAGGAAATTCTATCATGACTTCGAAAGCGGCATGAATGCTCCTCATACCGAAGTATACAAACACGAAATGCCGGGCGGTCAATATAGCAATTTACAGCAGCAAGCCAAAGCAGTGGGGTTGGGGGACCGCTGGCATGAAGTTAAAGAAATGTACCAGCGTGTCAATGTAATGTTCGGAGATATCGTTAAAGTAACTCCTTCATCCAAAGTTGTTGGGGACATGGCTTTATTCATGGTACAAAATAACCTGTCTGAAGAAGATGTTCTGACAAAAGGCAAATCCATCGATTTCCCTGATTCAGTCATAGAGTTATTCGAAGGCTATCTAGGTCAGCCAGTTGGAGGATTCCCTAAAGAGCTTCAGGAAGTTATCCTGAAAGGGAAGAAACCTATAACAGTAAGACCGGGTGAATTATTGGAAGAAGTGGATTTTGCAGCTCTTAAAGAAGAATTATTCAAGGAATTGGGACGTGCAGTCACTGATTTCGATGTGCTTGCATATGCCCTATATCCAAAAGTATTCTTGGACTACAATAAAACGATTGAGCTATTTGGTGATGTTTCCAACCTCGATACCGCAACTTTCTTATATGGCTTGAGACTGGGGGAAGAGATCGAAGTTGAAATTGAAAAGGGTAAAACGCTCATCGTAAAATTGGTTTCAATCGGTCAGCCATTGGCTGATGGAACACGGGTTGTGTATTTTGAGTTGAATGGTCAATCACGTGAAGTGATCATCAAGGATGAAAACATTAAATCTTCCGTTGTATCAAAAATAAAAGCTGACCCTAAAAATAAAGAACAACTCGGTGCGACAATGCCAGGTACGGTTATTCGTGTAGTGGTCGAGAAAGGCGATCAGGTCAAGCAGGGGGATCACCTGATCATTACGGAAGCGATGAAAATGGAAACTACCGTTCAAGCACCATTCTCCGGGACCATCAAGGATATTTATGTAAAAGATGGAGAAGCGATCAGTACTGGAGACTTATTGATTGAAATAACCAAGTAA
- a CDS encoding COX15/CtaA family protein, with protein sequence MKSSLKWFAVLTTVVMLFILLGGALVTKTDSGMGCGRSWPLCNGQLIPDKITIELVIELSHRLVSGAGGFLVLILSYMSWKKIGHIREARFLSVLSFGFLLLQGLIGAAAVIWSQSDFVLALHFGISLISFAAVFLLTLLIFEVDKKFEAERLIVDKRMKFHIIGVLIFCLVVVYTGALVRHTESSLICKDWPLCVNDSLALPSNLYEWIQMGHRAMAGAIFIWVSYVAYIAKKHYKNQKVLYGGWIAAFILVFLQVTAGAFIIFSRQNLYIALTHALFIACFFGVMSYLMLLTSRSKKNALAKQKRNSAHSVKGQEEQDITPTVPAR encoded by the coding sequence GTGAAATCGTCTCTTAAATGGTTTGCTGTTTTAACAACGGTTGTAATGCTTTTCATCTTACTTGGTGGAGCTTTAGTCACGAAGACGGATTCCGGCATGGGATGCGGCAGGTCCTGGCCATTGTGCAATGGCCAATTGATCCCTGACAAAATCACGATTGAATTGGTCATTGAGCTTTCCCATCGACTCGTTTCAGGTGCTGGAGGTTTCCTTGTTTTAATATTATCGTATATGTCTTGGAAAAAAATCGGCCATATCCGTGAAGCACGTTTCTTATCCGTCCTTTCTTTTGGTTTTCTGTTACTCCAAGGATTGATCGGAGCCGCTGCCGTCATTTGGTCACAATCCGATTTCGTCCTTGCCCTTCATTTTGGCATATCGCTCATTTCTTTTGCTGCCGTCTTTTTACTGACACTGTTGATTTTTGAAGTGGACAAGAAGTTCGAAGCAGAAAGACTTATCGTTGACAAACGAATGAAATTCCATATTATTGGCGTATTGATTTTTTGTCTGGTGGTCGTATATACAGGTGCCCTTGTAAGGCATACAGAATCAAGTCTTATCTGTAAGGATTGGCCTTTATGCGTAAATGACAGTCTTGCACTCCCCTCCAACCTTTATGAATGGATTCAGATGGGGCACCGTGCAATGGCAGGCGCTATTTTCATTTGGGTATCATATGTGGCTTATATTGCAAAAAAACATTACAAAAATCAAAAAGTGTTATATGGCGGTTGGATTGCTGCATTCATTCTCGTATTTTTACAAGTTACCGCTGGAGCTTTTATCATTTTCTCAAGGCAAAACTTATATATCGCACTTACACATGCATTATTCATTGCCTGCTTTTTTGGTGTAATGAGCTATTTGATGCTATTGACATCGAGAAGCAAAAAAAATGCCCTGGCCAAGCAAAAAAGGAACTCCGCGCACTCTGTCAAAGGTCAGGAGGAACAGGATATAACGCCAACGGTACCCGCCCGTTAA